A window from Synechococcus sp. RSCCF101 encodes these proteins:
- a CDS encoding pentapeptide repeat-containing protein translates to MLQPLAPAMAITAPELRGQRALQDLQPEMPGSDLQQQEFIKADLSGFNLQGSDLRGAVFNTTQLRDADLRGADLEDVVAFASRFDGADLRDAVFRNAMLMQSRFSEARIDGADFSDAVLDLPQQKALCQRASGVNSRTGVSTRDSLACR, encoded by the coding sequence ATGCTCCAGCCCCTGGCCCCGGCGATGGCGATCACGGCGCCGGAACTGCGCGGCCAGCGGGCGCTCCAGGATCTCCAGCCGGAGATGCCGGGCAGCGACCTGCAGCAGCAGGAGTTCATCAAGGCCGACCTCAGCGGCTTCAACCTGCAGGGCAGCGATCTGCGCGGAGCGGTGTTCAACACCACCCAGCTGCGTGACGCCGATCTGCGCGGGGCCGACCTCGAGGACGTGGTGGCCTTCGCCAGCCGCTTCGATGGCGCCGATCTGCGCGACGCCGTGTTCCGCAACGCGATGCTGATGCAGAGCCGCTTCAGTGAGGCCCGCATCGACGGCGCCGATTTCAGCGACGCGGTGCTGGACCTGCCTCAGCAGAAAGCGCTCTGCCAGCGGGCCAGCGGGGTCAACTCCCGCACCGGTGTGAGCACCCGCGACAGCCTCGCCTGCCGCTGA
- the purS gene encoding phosphoribosylformylglycinamidine synthase subunit PurS translates to MPLYRARVLVSLRPSVLDPAGEATRAAADRLGVTGISRLRIGRAVEVDLEADNESDARAQLELLSDRLLANPVIEDWHLELASAAEDRPA, encoded by the coding sequence GTGCCGCTCTACCGCGCCCGAGTGCTGGTGTCGCTGCGCCCATCCGTCCTGGACCCGGCCGGGGAAGCGACCCGGGCGGCCGCCGACCGGCTCGGCGTGACCGGCATCTCGCGGCTGAGGATCGGCAGGGCGGTGGAGGTGGATCTGGAGGCCGACAACGAATCGGATGCCCGCGCCCAGCTGGAGCTGCTCAGTGACCGGCTGCTGGCCAACCCCGTGATCGAGGACTGGCATCTGGAACTGGCCTCCGCAGCGGAGGACCGTCCGGCATGA